One window from the genome of Oryctolagus cuniculus chromosome 1, mOryCun1.1, whole genome shotgun sequence encodes:
- the LOC138847192 gene encoding LOW QUALITY PROTEIN: ras-related protein Rab-6A-like (The sequence of the model RefSeq protein was modified relative to this genomic sequence to represent the inferred CDS: substituted 1 base at 1 genomic stop codon), whose translation MSAGGDFRNPLRKFKLVFLGEQSVGKTSLITRFMYDSFDNTYQATIGIDFLSKTTYLEDRTIRLQLWDTAGQERFRSLIPSYIRDSAAAVVVYDITNVNSFQQTTKWIDDVRTERGSDVIIMLVGNKTDLADKRQVSIEEGERKAKELNVMFIETSAKAGYNVKQLFRRVAAALPGMESTQDRSREDMIDIKLEKPQEQPVSEGGCSCXSPMTSSALRSSLLWPCYSFIDCSVNIGLNLFPSVITYCNSSLLPVSWR comes from the exons ATGTCCGCGGGCGGAGACTTCAGGAATCCGCTGAGGAAATTCAAGCTGGTGTTCCTGGGGGAGCAGAGCGTTGGAAAGACATCCTTGATCACCAGATTCATGTATGACAGTTTTGACAACACCTATCAGGCAACAAT cggcatTGACTTTTTATCAAAAACAACGTACTTGGAGGATCGAACAATcaggctgcagctgtgggatACTGCGGGTCAGGAACGTTTCCGTAGCCTCATTCCCAGTTACATCCGTGATTCTGCTGCAGCCGTAGTAGTTTACGATATTACAAATGTTAACTCATTCCAGCAAACTACAAAATGGATTGATGATGTCAGAACAGAAAGAGGAAGTGATGTTATCATCATGTTAGTAGGAAATAAAACAGATCTTGCTGACAAGAGGCAAGTGTCAattgaggagggggagaggaaagcCAAAGAGCTGAATGTCATGTTTATTGAAACCAGTGCAAAAGCAGGATACAATGTAAAGCAGCTCTTCCGACGTgtagcagcagctttgcctggaATGGAAAGCACACAGGACAGAAGCAGAGAAGACATGATTGACATAAAACTGGAAAAGCCTCAGGAGCAACCAGTCAGTGAAGGAGGCTGTTCCTGCTAATCCCCCATGACATCTTCAGCCCTCAGAAGCTCACTGCTTTGGCCCTGTTACTCTTTCATTGACTGCAGTGTGAATATTGGCTTGAACCTTTTCCCATCAGTAATAACGTATTGCAACTCATCATTGCTGCCTGTCTCGTGGAGATGA